A stretch of Aureispira sp. CCB-E DNA encodes these proteins:
- a CDS encoding amidohydrolase family protein — MKKSKINGHGHLLPEPHQIPQFMKAKKLFWIDEDKKFMRQGNWARPITAPSFFLKEKLEWMDKNEIERTVILNLSQLYCNGLTLEDTKDAIRFQNDFNAEVQRNHPNRLTCGFVVQPRYIDFALAEIERCVETLGMSVLCLPTHFINAEGKWTSVADDSVLPIYDLANHYGLAIEIHPYDGQKMIQLEDTYWRFHLVWMMAQTADTLHLYTLKDIPNRFPNIRTCFAHGCMLGQANLGRRVQGFNGRPDLFPNTQHPQASVGHPNLFFDTLVHDVYTFQLLKNRCGVAQIIAGIDDPYPLGEMEDVPNSYPGKVLDEAVAHGMITINEQEEIWHDNVLRWLGTASNK, encoded by the coding sequence ATGAAAAAATCGAAAATAAATGGGCATGGGCATTTATTGCCAGAACCCCACCAAATTCCACAATTTATGAAAGCTAAAAAGCTTTTTTGGATTGATGAGGATAAAAAATTTATGCGACAAGGAAATTGGGCTAGACCGATTACAGCACCAAGCTTCTTTCTTAAAGAAAAGTTGGAGTGGATGGATAAAAATGAGATAGAGCGAACTGTAATTTTGAACCTGTCGCAGTTATATTGTAATGGTCTGACATTAGAAGATACAAAAGATGCCATACGATTTCAGAATGATTTTAATGCGGAGGTGCAACGGAATCATCCCAATAGATTGACCTGTGGTTTTGTTGTACAGCCTAGATACATCGACTTTGCTTTGGCAGAAATAGAGCGTTGTGTAGAAACATTGGGAATGTCCGTATTATGCTTGCCGACACATTTTATTAACGCGGAAGGAAAATGGACTTCTGTTGCGGATGATAGTGTTCTTCCAATTTATGATTTGGCCAATCATTATGGATTGGCGATTGAAATACATCCTTATGATGGTCAAAAGATGATTCAGTTGGAAGATACTTATTGGCGTTTTCATTTGGTGTGGATGATGGCGCAAACAGCCGATACTTTGCATTTGTATACCTTAAAAGATATTCCCAATCGTTTTCCCAACATTAGAACTTGTTTTGCACACGGTTGTATGTTAGGACAAGCCAATCTAGGACGAAGAGTACAGGGATTTAATGGAAGACCCGATTTGTTTCCAAATACGCAACACCCTCAGGCTTCGGTAGGGCATCCCAATTTATTTTTTGATACCTTGGTACATGATGTATATACCTTTCAGTTATTAAAAAATCGTTGTGGTGTTGCTCAAATCATTGCTGGGATTGATGATCCTTATCCTTTAGGAGAAATGGAAGATGTACCGAATTCTTATCCAGGAAAAGTTTTGGATGAAGCCGTTGCTCATGGAATGATTACGATCAATGAGCAAGAGGAGATCTGGCATGATAATGTTTTGCGATGGTTAGGAACAGCATCCAATAAATAG
- the kdsB gene encoding 3-deoxy-manno-octulosonate cytidylyltransferase codes for MKKSIGIIPARYASTRFPGKPLIDIAGKSMIQRVYEQAMQSNLDKVIVATDDARIYQAVQNFGGTVVMTGLHENGTSRCIEAYLKETTTYDILVNIQGDEPFIAPSQINSILSAFNVPDTPIATLAKQIDNLDDLLSPNVVKVVFSTPIAAGIHNALYFSRSPIPFVRDLPQEAWLTQQHFYKHIGLYGIFCIF; via the coding sequence ATGAAAAAATCAATTGGAATTATTCCTGCTCGCTATGCCTCTACTCGATTTCCAGGAAAACCTTTGATAGATATAGCGGGAAAAAGTATGATTCAACGTGTTTATGAGCAAGCGATGCAATCCAATTTGGATAAAGTAATTGTTGCTACAGATGACGCTCGGATTTACCAAGCTGTACAAAACTTTGGTGGTACTGTAGTTATGACTGGACTTCATGAAAACGGTACATCAAGGTGCATAGAAGCCTACTTAAAAGAGACAACTACTTACGACATATTGGTCAACATCCAAGGGGATGAGCCATTTATTGCACCTAGCCAAATCAATAGTATTCTCTCTGCCTTTAACGTTCCCGATACGCCTATTGCCACCTTAGCCAAACAAATTGACAATTTAGACGATTTGCTCAGTCCTAATGTTGTAAAAGTTGTTTTTTCTACTCCTATTGCAGCAGGTATTCACAACGCTCTATACTTTAGCCGTAGTCCAATTCCCTTTGTTCGAGACTTGCCTCAAGAGGCATGGCTTACACAGCAACATTTCTACAAACACATTGGTTTGTATGGCATCTTTTGTATCTTCTAA
- the kdsB gene encoding 3-deoxy-manno-octulosonate cytidylyltransferase — protein sequence MKKSIGIIPARYASTRFPGKPLIDIAGKSMIQRVYEQAMQSNLDKVIVATDDARIYQAVQNFGGTVVMTGLHENGTSRCIEAYLKETTTYDILVNIQGDEPFIAPSQINSILSAFNVPDTPIATLAKQIDNLDDLLSPNVVKVVFSTPIAAGIHNALYFSRSPIPFVRDLPQEAWLTQQHFYKHIGLYAFSRSFLLKTYPILASGQLEAIEKLEQLAWLEHNQSIRILKTDYEAPNIDTPEDLNKALAWLKSNC from the coding sequence ATGAAAAAATCAATTGGAATTATTCCTGCTCGCTATGCCTCTACTCGATTTCCAGGAAAACCTTTGATAGATATAGCGGGAAAAAGTATGATTCAACGTGTTTATGAGCAAGCGATGCAATCCAATTTGGATAAAGTAATTGTTGCTACAGATGACGCTCGGATTTACCAAGCTGTACAAAACTTTGGTGGTACTGTAGTTATGACTGGACTTCATGAAAACGGTACATCAAGGTGCATAGAAGCCTACTTAAAAGAGACAACTACTTACGACATATTGGTCAACATCCAAGGGGATGAGCCATTTATTGCACCTAGCCAAATCAATAGTATTCTCTCTGCCTTTAACGTTCCCGATACGCCTATTGCCACCTTAGCCAAACAAATTGACAATTTAGACGATTTGCTCAGTCCTAATGTTGTAAAAGTTGTTTTTTCTACTCCTATTGCAGCAGGTATTCACAACGCTCTATACTTTAGCCGTAGTCCAATTCCCTTTGTTCGAGACTTGCCTCAAGAGGCATGGCTTACACAGCAACATTTCTACAAACACATTGGTTTATATGCCTTTAGCCGTTCTTTTTTGTTGAAAACTTATCCAATTTTGGCTTCTGGTCAATTGGAAGCAATCGAAAAATTAGAGCAGCTTGCTTGGCTAGAACACAATCAGTCCATCCGTATTTTAAAAACGGACTATGAGGCTCCTAATATCGATACGCCTGAAGATTTGAATAAGGCTTTGGCTTGGTTGAAAAGTAATTGTTGA
- a CDS encoding glycosyltransferase family 39 protein produces the protein MNHSVSLWDEDEAAYAGFGMTILETGDWVEPSYQWSVIHRKTPFHFWTIALSYRLFGVNEFALRLPSVLAILLTCWMVFLLGRSLFGQKNACRAAIILATSIQLPLMGKVALTDASLLLFQTIAALSLLNFIYRPSWKWNLGLWGAIAMGILVKGPPIILLIGGMWVLLAIFHPNRKNLIKTHPWFFAWLAITPFVGWCYASYSQDVLLWEQTGNGVPFADWWQEEANGHKIHLLPFLWEWYVLRRIGGSVLGQSGFWGYHLVVLSIAFLTWLPFWLPTLKASVKGFIKPSNKELMLVIWLVMGWFFWEFMSSKLPSYSMGAQPALAFLMALQIGYLENKKAESNLLKIGLVLYTLIFALIIIGLPIAGVYLVGNGTLVYLLPMSMVLLLLLISLLKARENIQQLYQQTAVLGGVFMFLLWTCVSPLIEQSPIKSFDDIIATAYEKSGQNNKARLIFTGLNIKQQKISLLVYAEQHFGTYEEMHSPKAMNAFLEQQPTVLIIGQDAIQPLQKAFKKAKLPFKAQKIQHRSTDDALKAHDFWVISNVE, from the coding sequence ATGAACCATTCTGTAAGTTTGTGGGATGAGGACGAAGCAGCTTATGCAGGATTCGGAATGACAATACTGGAAACAGGAGATTGGGTAGAACCTAGTTACCAATGGTCTGTAATTCATAGAAAAACTCCTTTTCATTTTTGGACCATTGCATTATCTTATCGACTATTTGGTGTCAACGAATTTGCGCTTAGGTTGCCTAGTGTACTTGCCATTTTATTGACCTGTTGGATGGTGTTTTTGTTGGGACGGTCGTTGTTTGGGCAAAAAAACGCTTGTCGAGCAGCCATAATTCTAGCAACTTCTATTCAACTTCCATTGATGGGAAAAGTTGCGCTAACCGATGCTTCGTTGTTATTATTTCAAACAATTGCTGCACTTTCATTGCTGAATTTTATTTATCGCCCCTCATGGAAGTGGAATCTAGGCTTGTGGGGAGCTATTGCAATGGGAATTTTAGTCAAAGGACCTCCAATTATTTTATTAATAGGAGGGATGTGGGTATTATTAGCTATTTTTCATCCTAATAGGAAAAATTTAATAAAAACCCACCCTTGGTTTTTTGCTTGGTTGGCAATTACTCCTTTTGTTGGTTGGTGTTATGCGTCGTATAGTCAAGACGTCTTACTGTGGGAGCAAACAGGTAATGGCGTTCCTTTTGCTGATTGGTGGCAAGAGGAAGCGAACGGACACAAAATTCACTTACTACCTTTTTTGTGGGAGTGGTATGTATTGAGAAGAATTGGAGGATCTGTCTTGGGACAATCAGGTTTTTGGGGCTATCATTTGGTTGTGCTATCCATTGCATTTTTGACATGGTTACCTTTTTGGCTCCCAACGCTCAAAGCATCTGTTAAAGGTTTTATAAAGCCCTCTAACAAAGAGCTGATGTTGGTCATTTGGTTGGTAATGGGGTGGTTCTTTTGGGAATTTATGAGTAGTAAGTTACCTTCTTACTCAATGGGGGCACAGCCTGCACTAGCTTTTTTAATGGCGTTACAAATTGGTTATTTAGAAAACAAAAAGGCTGAATCCAACTTGCTAAAAATAGGCTTAGTATTGTATACTTTAATTTTTGCACTCATTATTATAGGACTCCCTATAGCAGGTGTTTACTTAGTCGGAAATGGGACGCTGGTATATTTACTCCCCATGAGTATGGTGCTTTTGTTGCTTTTGATATCCTTGTTAAAAGCACGAGAAAATATTCAACAGTTGTATCAGCAGACCGCTGTATTAGGAGGCGTTTTTATGTTTTTACTTTGGACTTGTGTTAGCCCGCTGATAGAGCAATCACCAATCAAATCGTTTGACGATATCATAGCAACAGCGTACGAAAAAAGTGGACAAAATAACAAGGCAAGGCTTATTTTTACGGGTTTGAATATCAAGCAACAAAAAATAAGTCTATTGGTTTATGCCGAACAACACTTTGGAACTTATGAAGAAATGCATTCTCCTAAGGCAATGAACGCTTTTTTAGAACAACAGCCTACTGTTTTAATTATTGGACAAGATGCCATTCAACCACTTCAAAAAGCATTCAAAAAAGCCAAACTGCCATTTAAGGCTCAAAAAATACAACACCGTTCTACAGATGATGCTTTAAAAGCACACGACTTTTGGGTCATCAGTAATGTAGAGTGA
- a CDS encoding DUF5686 and carboxypeptidase regulatory-like domain-containing protein, with product MKYLNSFFCFLSLFISTLSATPIKGKIVDSSGEILSFASIHVEGTSIGTTSNIDGFYELELEEGTYQLVFQYVGYTSKVESVTIGKQAIELNVVLEPLVNNIQEVVVTAGEDPAYRVIRKAIKKRKFYLNQRKEYSCDAYVKGKHSVGVDELPKSFMGFSLEDDSLDVDSLDFGILYLSESLSRLHYKKGQYKEVMVFSKVSGDDKGFSFNSGSDLAKLSFYQNTIQLGEAQILSPIANDALSAYKYRMETSFYDEKGHLVYKIEVIPKNKLGAVVAGYIYIVDKDWAIHSTDLFTTGKSANISILDTLHFRETHIKLDDKTWTVFSRNLTFTLKVLFIKLYGYFASVFSNYDLNPNFDKKFFNAEIFKVEDNANKQDQAAWDSIRPVPLGKDEIEDYHEKDSLQKIYNSKAYKDSMDRIANKFKLMDLATGYTYQNTHKGYAFNVSSILQNFYFNTVQGFVLGLNANFKHTVNAEKYQWYRISGEGNYAFSEQQFRGSGAFEMQFSAISKAKLKIEGGKKALQFNSDNPIMPMINNYYTLLEKRNYLKLYDEVYGSATYSQEILNGLYVEGGIKYAQRSALVNTTDWSFVPKNTRAYFSNHPQDIGQPNINKDNPSFLTHQHLELALKLRIRLGQKYVTYPNRRVYKPSQFPDIWISYKKGVPWLGGTTNYDYLELKLTKEKIALGTSGLFSFNLTGGWFPNRAKTYFMDYHHFNGNQTIFAKNDAYLRTFQLLPYYQNSTNSAFVMLHAEHHFNGAIWNKIPGLKVLGFEFVAGYHVLYTPENREYMEFNIGLDRIGWGIFRFLRADFVMGYKVGEPLRYGAVLGFNFSL from the coding sequence ATGAAATATTTAAATTCGTTTTTTTGTTTTTTATCCCTTTTTATATCCACTCTTTCAGCCACCCCCATTAAAGGAAAAATCGTAGATTCTAGTGGTGAAATTTTATCCTTTGCCAGTATCCATGTAGAAGGAACTTCAATAGGTACGACTAGTAATATCGATGGATTTTACGAATTGGAACTAGAGGAAGGAACGTATCAATTAGTGTTTCAATATGTTGGATATACTTCTAAGGTAGAGTCTGTAACAATAGGAAAACAAGCCATAGAATTGAATGTTGTGTTAGAACCTTTGGTTAACAATATTCAAGAAGTTGTCGTAACGGCAGGAGAAGACCCTGCTTACAGGGTGATTCGGAAAGCAATTAAAAAACGAAAATTTTACCTCAACCAAAGAAAAGAGTATAGTTGCGATGCTTATGTAAAAGGAAAACACTCTGTGGGAGTAGATGAATTGCCCAAATCGTTTATGGGATTTTCTTTGGAAGATGATTCGTTGGACGTTGATTCCCTAGATTTTGGAATATTGTATCTTTCCGAATCTTTATCGCGATTGCACTACAAAAAAGGTCAGTACAAGGAAGTCATGGTTTTTTCTAAAGTAAGTGGAGATGACAAAGGATTTAGTTTTAATTCGGGGAGTGATTTGGCCAAACTGTCGTTTTATCAAAATACCATTCAATTGGGCGAAGCTCAAATTTTATCTCCCATAGCAAACGATGCTTTGAGTGCTTACAAATATCGAATGGAGACTTCTTTTTATGATGAGAAAGGTCATTTAGTATATAAAATAGAAGTGATTCCTAAAAATAAGTTGGGAGCAGTAGTGGCGGGGTACATCTATATTGTTGACAAGGACTGGGCAATTCATAGCACAGACTTATTTACAACAGGAAAAAGCGCAAATATTTCTATTTTAGATACCTTACATTTTAGAGAAACGCACATCAAATTAGACGATAAAACTTGGACCGTTTTTTCTAGAAACTTAACATTTACATTGAAAGTGCTATTTATCAAACTCTATGGTTATTTTGCGAGTGTATTTAGCAACTATGATTTAAACCCTAACTTTGACAAAAAGTTCTTTAATGCCGAAATATTTAAAGTGGAAGATAATGCCAATAAGCAAGACCAAGCAGCTTGGGATTCCATTCGTCCTGTACCTTTAGGGAAGGATGAAATAGAAGATTATCACGAAAAAGATAGTTTGCAAAAAATCTACAATTCCAAAGCTTATAAAGATTCGATGGATCGAATTGCCAATAAGTTTAAGTTGATGGATTTAGCAACAGGGTATACTTACCAAAATACACACAAAGGATATGCTTTTAATGTTTCATCTATTCTCCAAAACTTTTATTTTAATACTGTTCAAGGGTTTGTTTTAGGTCTCAATGCTAATTTTAAACATACAGTAAATGCCGAAAAATATCAATGGTATCGAATTAGTGGTGAGGGAAATTATGCTTTTTCGGAGCAGCAGTTTAGAGGATCAGGAGCGTTTGAAATGCAGTTCAGCGCTATTAGTAAGGCCAAACTAAAAATAGAAGGTGGTAAAAAAGCGTTGCAGTTCAACTCCGATAATCCGATTATGCCCATGATTAATAACTACTATACGTTATTGGAGAAGCGCAATTACCTCAAGCTTTATGACGAAGTGTATGGCAGTGCAACTTATTCACAAGAGATTTTGAATGGTTTGTATGTAGAAGGGGGGATAAAATATGCACAACGTTCGGCATTGGTCAATACAACCGATTGGTCGTTTGTTCCTAAAAATACAAGAGCCTACTTTTCTAATCATCCTCAAGATATAGGGCAACCGAATATTAATAAAGACAATCCTAGTTTCTTGACACACCAACATTTGGAACTAGCCTTAAAACTGCGGATTCGTTTAGGGCAAAAATATGTAACGTACCCCAATCGAAGAGTTTACAAGCCTTCTCAATTTCCTGATATTTGGATCAGCTACAAAAAGGGAGTACCTTGGTTAGGAGGAACAACCAATTATGACTATTTAGAATTAAAATTGACAAAGGAAAAAATAGCCCTAGGAACATCAGGTCTGTTTAGCTTCAATCTGACGGGAGGATGGTTTCCTAATAGAGCGAAGACTTATTTTATGGATTATCATCATTTTAATGGTAATCAGACTATTTTTGCAAAGAATGATGCTTATTTGAGAACGTTTCAACTGTTGCCCTATTATCAAAATAGCACCAATTCAGCATTCGTTATGCTGCACGCCGAGCATCATTTTAATGGGGCAATTTGGAATAAGATTCCAGGTTTAAAAGTCTTAGGTTTTGAGTTTGTAGCAGGTTATCATGTACTGTATACGCCTGAAAATAGAGAGTATATGGAGTTCAATATAGGTTTAGATCGTATAGGCTGGGGAATATTTCGATTTTTGCGAGCCGATTTTGTGATGGGCTATAAAGTAGGCGAACCGTTGAGATATGGGGCTGTATTAGGGTTTAATTTTTCACTCTAG
- a CDS encoding AraC family transcriptional regulator — MIDKKLFVAQKPASTFLQKYIAYYYFQECIDATQKRQYIFYPHYKNALSIYKNAAISYSNNLYEVVPSKNENYHYAYQSVNKVFKQVVQQPPFYKIGIVFQSLGINHFLSAPLVRFMATKEGESFEYFRVSMNPFLDKIYAAENIADKIHFLDEYFEAQYVGFQESRLECAITLLLNASDKYTVNTLAQDLAISRKTLLRLFNKHLCCSVKDYINVVQFRKALQRYQTAHQKPLLTNLAYDVGYYDQSEFINHFKKITGFNPSKLLGNIQQLGSEDTFWTLS; from the coding sequence ATGATAGATAAAAAGCTTTTTGTTGCCCAAAAACCTGCTAGTACCTTTTTACAAAAGTATATTGCTTATTATTATTTTCAAGAATGCATTGATGCAACCCAAAAAAGACAGTATATTTTTTATCCTCATTATAAGAATGCTTTAAGTATTTATAAAAATGCAGCCATTTCTTATTCTAATAATCTATATGAAGTAGTCCCTAGCAAGAACGAAAATTATCATTATGCTTATCAGAGCGTCAACAAAGTATTCAAACAAGTGGTACAACAACCACCATTTTATAAAATAGGCATTGTTTTTCAATCTTTAGGGATCAATCATTTTTTGAGCGCGCCACTCGTTCGTTTTATGGCAACAAAAGAAGGAGAAAGTTTTGAGTATTTTAGAGTTTCTATGAACCCTTTTTTAGATAAAATCTATGCAGCAGAAAATATAGCTGATAAAATTCATTTTTTAGACGAATATTTTGAAGCACAGTATGTAGGGTTTCAAGAATCCCGCTTAGAATGCGCTATAACGTTATTGTTGAATGCGAGCGATAAGTATACGGTCAATACATTGGCACAAGACTTAGCAATTAGTCGAAAAACATTGCTTCGATTATTTAATAAACATTTATGTTGCTCGGTAAAGGATTATATTAATGTAGTTCAGTTTAGAAAAGCATTGCAAAGGTATCAAACAGCGCATCAAAAGCCTTTATTAACCAATTTAGCTTATGACGTTGGTTATTACGATCAGTCAGAATTTATTAACCATTTTAAAAAAATAACTGGATTTAATCCAAGTAAATTATTGGGCAACATTCAGCAATTAGGAAGTGAGGATACTTTTTGGACATTATCCTAA
- a CDS encoding porin family protein, whose amino-acid sequence MQKAFIRNLFNLYRYKIAVVVLLFFSAPLASNAQKGSFNYDNKFSKKSYYFGITLGFNASKYRVEKDLQLINNDSVKTINSLYGPGFNLGIVANIKLGKRFDFRFLLPTLSFADRKLQYVMTDNSIVEKRIESVFLEFPVHFRYKSKPYKDFRVFVVGGIKYSIDLASNSRSRKAEDLLKLNQSDLAIELGVGFQVFFPYFILSPEIKFSYGVLDIHARDENITFSSTIDKLFSRGFAISLHFEG is encoded by the coding sequence ATGCAAAAAGCTTTCATTAGGAATTTGTTCAATTTATACCGCTACAAAATAGCTGTAGTTGTACTACTTTTTTTTTCAGCTCCATTGGCTTCTAATGCCCAAAAAGGATCTTTTAATTACGACAATAAATTTTCTAAAAAATCCTACTATTTTGGCATTACGTTGGGCTTTAACGCTTCTAAGTATCGAGTAGAGAAAGATTTACAACTAATCAACAACGATTCTGTCAAAACTATTAACTCGCTTTATGGACCAGGGTTCAACTTAGGGATTGTAGCAAATATCAAATTAGGAAAACGTTTTGATTTTCGTTTTTTATTGCCAACACTTTCGTTTGCAGACCGAAAATTGCAATATGTAATGACGGATAATTCTATTGTTGAAAAACGAATAGAGTCAGTTTTTCTGGAGTTTCCTGTGCATTTTAGATACAAATCAAAACCTTATAAAGATTTCCGTGTTTTTGTCGTTGGTGGAATAAAATACAGCATTGATTTGGCGTCTAATTCTCGTTCTCGAAAAGCAGAAGATTTATTAAAATTAAACCAAAGTGACTTAGCGATTGAACTAGGAGTTGGATTCCAAGTATTTTTCCCTTATTTCATTTTGTCACCAGAAATTAAGTTTTCTTATGGCGTTTTGGACATCCATGCTAGAGATGAAAATATTACATTTTCTTCTACAATAGACAAATTATTTTCTAGAGGTTTTGCCATTTCGTTGCATTTTGAAGGTTAA
- the ubiE gene encoding bifunctional demethylmenaquinone methyltransferase/2-methoxy-6-polyprenyl-1,4-benzoquinol methylase UbiE: MSVKEVKAEEVKPYEENAEKKGQVSTMFNNIAKYYDFLNHFLSLGIDKSWRKKAIATLQEDAPKNILDVATGTGDLAIEAKRQLNPDKITGIDISVKMLEVGNKKIQKLGIDDVITLQEGDSENLPFEDNTFDAAIVAFGVRNFANVEAGLRDMVRVLQPNSKLVVLEFSKPTMFPFKQLFNMYFKYILPFIGKITSKDKKAYGYLYESVQAFPEGQDFLDLLTNIGLKNATCKKLSLGICSIYTATK, translated from the coding sequence ATGAGCGTAAAAGAAGTAAAAGCAGAAGAAGTAAAACCATACGAAGAAAATGCCGAAAAGAAAGGTCAAGTATCGACTATGTTTAATAATATTGCGAAATACTATGACTTTCTAAATCATTTTTTGTCATTAGGGATTGATAAAAGCTGGAGAAAAAAAGCAATTGCAACTCTACAAGAAGATGCCCCTAAAAATATTTTGGATGTAGCAACAGGAACAGGAGATTTGGCAATTGAAGCAAAACGCCAATTGAATCCTGATAAAATTACAGGAATAGATATTTCTGTTAAAATGTTAGAAGTCGGCAATAAAAAAATACAAAAACTAGGTATAGATGACGTTATAACTCTACAAGAAGGAGATTCAGAGAATTTGCCATTTGAGGACAATACTTTTGATGCAGCAATCGTTGCTTTTGGTGTCCGTAACTTTGCAAATGTAGAAGCAGGTTTAAGAGATATGGTGCGAGTTTTGCAACCTAACTCAAAATTAGTAGTTTTGGAGTTTTCGAAACCAACTATGTTCCCGTTTAAGCAATTGTTTAATATGTATTTTAAATATATATTACCTTTCATCGGAAAAATAACTTCAAAAGACAAAAAAGCCTATGGATATCTCTATGAATCTGTTCAAGCCTTTCCCGAAGGGCAAGACTTTCTAGATTTATTAACTAACATTGGATTAAAAAACGCAACATGCAAAAAGCTTTCATTAGGAATTTGTTCAATTTATACCGCTACAAAATAG
- the yihA gene encoding ribosome biogenesis GTP-binding protein YihA/YsxC, whose amino-acid sequence MEIFHSKYISSHTKIEQCPTADRPEYAFIGRSNVGKSSLINMVCNNKSLAKISGQPGKTQTINYYDVDDTWYLVDLPGYGYARIAQRTRQVWREMIHTYFTSRPNLQCAFLLIDSCIPPQEKDIEFANWMGENRVPFVIVFTKNDKKKSSKNKNFFQEFKKAFLEYWNEMPQTFITSSKTKMGREPILEFIETLNEQYYDYEDTLEE is encoded by the coding sequence ATGGAAATCTTTCATTCTAAATATATATCTAGTCATACTAAAATAGAACAATGCCCAACCGCAGATCGTCCAGAATATGCTTTTATTGGTCGCTCTAATGTTGGCAAATCGTCTTTAATTAATATGGTTTGCAACAACAAATCATTGGCTAAAATATCTGGTCAACCTGGAAAAACCCAAACCATCAACTACTACGATGTTGATGACACTTGGTATTTGGTTGATTTGCCCGGATATGGCTATGCACGTATTGCTCAACGCACTCGTCAAGTTTGGCGCGAAATGATCCATACTTACTTTACTTCTCGTCCGAACTTACAATGCGCTTTTTTATTGATTGATAGCTGTATTCCTCCACAAGAGAAAGATATTGAATTTGCCAACTGGATGGGAGAAAATCGAGTTCCTTTTGTCATTGTTTTTACCAAAAATGATAAAAAGAAATCGTCCAAAAACAAGAACTTCTTCCAAGAGTTCAAAAAAGCATTTCTAGAATATTGGAACGAAATGCCACAGACCTTTATTACTTCATCTAAGACAAAAATGGGTCGAGAACCTATTTTGGAGTTTATAGAAACCCTTAATGAGCAATATTATGACTACGAGGATACCCTAGAGGAGTAA